From the Aquipuribacter hungaricus genome, the window TACGTCACTCCCGCGGTCGCTAAACTGGCTCTGACCTGCGGGTTCGTCCTCGCAGAGGGGTGACGTAAATGCCGTCGGCGCGCTACCGTCGTCCTCGTCCGGCCCACGGACGCACACCACGACGAAGGAGCCACCATGCCTGTCGGAGCTGCCCTGCCCCTGGTCCACTCCTGCGAGGCGAGCATGTGCGCCTACAACGGCGGGCACGCGTGCCACGCGGCCGCCATCACCGTCGGCAACAGCGGCTCGGCCGCGTGCGAGACGTTCCTCGGCGCCGAGGTGCGCGGCGGCACGGACGACGCCCATGCGGCGGTCGGTGCCTGCCACGAGTCCTCCTGCGTGCACAACGAGCGCCTCGAGTGCTCCGCGCCCGCCATCGACGTCGACACCAGCGCCGGCCACGCCGTCTGCCTCACCTTCGCCCGCGCCTGACCGCCGGGCCCGACCGCGGCCCGGGCACCCGGCCCGGACACCCGGCCCGGACACCCGGCCGGACACCCGGCCCGGCCCCGCCCGTCACCCGTCCGGAGCAGCCGCGGGGCCGGTCGGGGGCAGTCGCGCGGACACCGGTGACGGGAGCCCCTGCAAGCGCTTACGCTCCCGTCACGTGAGAGCCATCCGACGGTTCACCGTCCGCACCGTGCTGCCCGAGCCCCTCGCCCCCCTGGGGGAGCTGGCGCTCAACCTCCGCTGGTCCTGGCACGCGCCGACGCGGGAGCTGTTCGCCTCCCTCGACGCGCGCAAGTGGGTGGAGGCCCGCGAGGAGCCCGCCCGCATGCTCGGCCTGCTCACGCCCGAGGAGCTGGAGGCCCTGGCAGGCGACACGGCCGTCGTCGCCCGGGTCCGTGCCGCCTCGCAGGAGCTGGACGAGTACCTGACCAGCGACCGCTGGTACCAGCACCAGAGCGACGTGCCCCGCACCGTCGCCTACTTCTCCCCGGAGTTCGGCATCGCCGCCGCGCTCCCGCAGTACTCCGGCGGGCTCGGCATCCTCGCCGGAGACCACCTGAAGTCCGCGTCCGACCTGGGCGTGCCGATCGTCGGCGTCGGGCTGTTCTACAAGACCGGGTACTTCAAGCAGTCCCTCAGCCGCGACGGCTGGCAGCAGGAGACCTACCCCGTCCTCGACCCCGACGGCCTGCCGATGACGCTGCTGCGCGAGGAGGACGGCACCGCCGCCACCGTCACGGTCGGCCTGCCCGGCGGCCGCGAGCTGCACGCCCACGTCTGGCGCGCGCAGGTGGGCCGCGTCCCGCTGCTCATGCTCGACTCCGACATCCCCACCAACGACGAGCGCGCCCGCACCGTCACCGACCGCCTCTACGGCGGCAGCAAGGAGCACCGCCTCCAGCAGGAGATGCTCCTGGGCATCGGCGGCGTCCGCGCCCTGCGCCTCTTCGCCCGCCTCACCGGCAGCCCTGCCCCCGAGGTGTTCCACTCCAACGAGGGCCACGCCGGCTTCCTCGGCATCGAGCGGATCCGCGAGCTCACGAGCGAGGGCCTGGACTTCGACGAGGCGCTGGAGTCCGTGCGCGCCGGCACCGTCTTCACCACCCACACCCCGGTCCCCGCGGGCATCGACCGCTTCGGCCGCGACCAGATCGAGACGTACTTCGGCGGCGACAACGGCGTCGACGGCGTGCCGGTGGAGAAGATCCTCGCCCTGGGCGCGGAGGACTTCGCCGGCGGCGACCCGTCGGTGTTCAACATGGCCGTCATGGGCCTGCGCCTCGCGCAGCGGGCCAACGGCGTCTCCCGCCTGCACGGCGTGGTCAGCCGCGACATGTTCGAGGGCCTGTTCACCGGCTTCGACCCGACCGAGACGCCGATCAGCTCCATCACCAACGGCGTGCACCACCCGACCTGGGTCGACACCCGGGTCGTGGACCTCGTGGCCAAGCACGGCGGCGTGCAGGGCGACGGCTCCGACCGCGGCTCCGTGGACTGGGCCTCCGTCGGTGACATCCCCGACGAGGAGATCTGG encodes:
- a CDS encoding DUF1540 domain-containing protein, producing MPVGAALPLVHSCEASMCAYNGGHACHAAAITVGNSGSAACETFLGAEVRGGTDDAHAAVGACHESSCVHNERLECSAPAIDVDTSAGHAVCLTFARA
- the glgP gene encoding alpha-glucan family phosphorylase, which codes for MRAIRRFTVRTVLPEPLAPLGELALNLRWSWHAPTRELFASLDARKWVEAREEPARMLGLLTPEELEALAGDTAVVARVRAASQELDEYLTSDRWYQHQSDVPRTVAYFSPEFGIAAALPQYSGGLGILAGDHLKSASDLGVPIVGVGLFYKTGYFKQSLSRDGWQQETYPVLDPDGLPMTLLREEDGTAATVTVGLPGGRELHAHVWRAQVGRVPLLMLDSDIPTNDERARTVTDRLYGGSKEHRLQQEMLLGIGGVRALRLFARLTGSPAPEVFHSNEGHAGFLGIERIRELTSEGLDFDEALESVRAGTVFTTHTPVPAGIDRFGRDQIETYFGGDNGVDGVPVEKILALGAEDFAGGDPSVFNMAVMGLRLAQRANGVSRLHGVVSRDMFEGLFTGFDPTETPISSITNGVHHPTWVDTRVVDLVAKHGGVQGDGSDRGSVDWASVGDIPDEEIWALRRTLREQLVVEARRRVRRSWLTRGASPAELGWIEDAFDPDVLTIGFARRVPTYKRLTLMLRDPERLRSLLLHPTRPVQLIVAGKSHPADEQGKRLIQQVIRFADAHDVRHRIAFLPNYDIAMAQSLYPGCDVWLNNPLRPLEACGTSGMKSALNGGLNLSILDGWWDEWYDGENGWAIPTADGVDDPDHRDDLEAAALYDLIENSVAARFYDRDAQGLPRRWLQMVRHTLATLGPKVLADRMVADYVGELYAPSARGSHALEAAPDHSGAKELAAWKKTVVQHWHSVRVDHVESGDLADSPQVGDQLRVDAYVSLGDLGPQDVSVQLVHGRVNEADALADTVSAPLEHAESYEGGRHKFTATVGLRRTGAFGYTVRVLPAHPALTSPAEMGLVANAG